From the genome of Motacilla alba alba isolate MOTALB_02 chromosome 13, Motacilla_alba_V1.0_pri, whole genome shotgun sequence, one region includes:
- the LOC119706382 gene encoding LOW QUALITY PROTEIN: uncharacterized protein LOC119706382 (The sequence of the model RefSeq protein was modified relative to this genomic sequence to represent the inferred CDS: inserted 2 bases in 1 codon), translating to MCAAGRRWGRRQRALLWAVLLAAWEAAWGQLRYSVPEEMPKGSFVGDVAKDLGLKLPEIRDRGFQIVSEGRTKYFALHGKTGHLVTAERIDREQLCRLVEKCVLRCELIVEGQMQVYRIEVEITDINDNAPSFKESEVEERISETTAPGSRFSLARAHDPDSGRNSLQSYELSGDEHFSLAVQAGPGGDQRPELVLAKALDREEAAFHELVLRAMDGGDPARTGTARIRVTVLDANDNAPVFSQAEYTVRVPEDVPVGSTLVIMTATDADEGLYGEIKYSLKKEGDTAFFHVDSESGAISLLRSLDFEEAESFELEVQARDGGGLFDAAKVTISVTDINDNAPVISVRSSLSEISEDAPSGTVVALLQLQDRDSGANGEVRCSIDKEVPFRLEKSFDDYYRVVTARELDREQVSEYNVTVRAADGGRPALQSSAVLALRVLDVNDNAPVFAEERYSARLAENNAAGALVLTVRATDADWGQNARVRYRLAEGRVRGAPLSSYVSVQAETGALYALRSLDYEQLRELQLWVRAEDGGAPALGSNVSVRLEVLDENDNAPQVLYPPAAAALGSGAAWSGVELAPRRSEAGALVAKVVAVDADAGQNAWLSYELAKATEPGLFRVGLHSGEVRTARSPLARDAARHSLVVLVRDHGRPALSATATLSVVLAESVAELLAELGSAADEAAAPGEPAASLTRWLVLAVAAVSCLFVAFLLLLLALRLRRCHRRQLLPPDGGALRGVPVSHFVGIDGVRAFLQSYSHDVSLTADSRKSQLRLSAAACCDTLPARPPPDEPAPLLGDEDPTGALPADPTPPSHATGHVREKRLGVELRKFFCAGGWQRGAAPGPVQPLSRAQSRAPPSAAIGRLQRRGGASGCRCWPPPSGAGAAAAAAAASCPRRLLARPAPATAAAAAAAAAAARGGERRRAELGAFRRCRPRAARAAGRAAGRRQEAGARRARRAENGGEAAAEARAGRRXRALLAAVLLCVCCRAAAERVRYAIAEELGRGSLVGPLARDLGLSADELPARKLRLSDEKQYFTVNEENGNLYVNERLDREEMCGDSATCSVSFEALVHSPLNVFHVDVEIEDVNDNSPVFSKAALELEIGEWTLPGARFLLEMARDMDMGSNSLLTYQLTSNPSFTLAMKESPGGKKQPELVLERALDREKQSSFELVLIAVDGGNPARSGTVLVLINVTDANDNPPVFSKSVYEARVAENLPAGSVVLCVQAKDADAGANGRVFYSFGNVPESIRSLFTIDSESGEVRTAGPLDFEGQSKYSFRLEARDGGGLTDLCEVQINITDENDNAPEITILSLSSPVSEDAPVGTVVAVLKVRDRDSGENGQVSCELSGEAPLSLVASSGGSYKVVTASALDREQACEHRVTVVARDRGRPALRSSRELVLEVSDVNDNAPVFEEAAYSAYVAENNAAGALVLRVQARDADAGANGRVSYWLAGGSAGAAGAAPLVSVEARSGALYAQRSLDYERCREFAVAVRAQDGGSPARSSTATVRVFVLDRNDNAPRVLWPAAAAAAAGEAAAGGAAAPFEVVPRSAEAGYLVAKVVAVDADAGRNAWLSYELVAASEPALFRVGLHSGEVRTARAVSERDAAKQRVVAVVKDHGQPALSATATLHVVLAESLQEALPELSERPAGAEAAAAAAAELQFYLVLALALLSALLVLSVALAVLARLRRAGPPAVLRCLGAQRFSLAGAAFPADFCEGTLPYSYNLCVAPPARAPPEAAWPPPPVPILSAEELLGGDSCHKPSLSSSALTGEPPAGSDAPQVCKVNSFVLRLYITACWWP from the exons ATGTGCGCGGCGGGGAGGCGCTGGGGCCGGCGGCAgcgagctctgctctgggccgTGCTGCTGGCAGCGTGGGAGGCGGCGTGGGGGCAGCTGCGCTACTCGGTGCCCGAGGAGATGCCCAAGGGCTCCTTCGTGGGCGACGTGGCCAAGGACCTGGGGCTGAAATTACCGGAGATCCGAGATCGCGGCTTTCAAATTGTCTCCGAAGGTAGGACGAAGTATTTCGCTTTGCACGGGAAGACGGGACATTTAGTGACGGCAGAGAGGATcgacagagagcagctgtgccgGCTGGTGGAGAAATGCGTGCTGCGCTGTGAGCTGATAGTGGAGGGACAGATGCAGGTTTACCGAATCGAAGTGGAAATCACGGACATTAACGACAACGCACCGAGCTTCAAGGAAAGTGAGGTTGAAGAGAGGATTAGCGAGACGACAGCTCCCGGGTCACGGTTTTCCCTTGCCAGGGCCCACGACCCGGACTCGGGCCGGAATTCCCTGCAGAGCTACGAGCTGAGCGGTGACGAGCACTTCTCGCTGGCCGTGCAGGCGGGCCCCGGCGGCGATCAGCGTCCCGAGCTGGTGCTGGCGAAGGCGCTGGACCGGGAGGAGGCGGCGTTTCACGAGCTGGTGCTGCGGGCGATGGACGGCGGCGATCCGGCCCGGACGGGCACGGCTCGGATCCGCGTGACCGTGCTGGACGCGAACGACAACGCGCCGGTGTTCAGCCAGGCGGAGTACACGGTGCGTGTGCCCGAGGACGTGCCCGTGGGCTCCACCCTTGTGATCATGACGGCTACGGACGCCGACGAAGGGCTGTACGGGGAAATTAAATACTCTTTGAAGAAAGAGGGGGACACAGCTTTTTTCCATGTGGACTCTGAGAGTGGAGCGATCAGTCTGTTGCGGAGCCTGGACTTCGAGGAAGCCGAGTCCTTTGAACTGGAGGTGCAGGCTCGGGATGGGGGAGGTCTTTTCGACGCTGCCAAAGTCACGATCAGCGTCACAGACATAAACGATAACGCACCAGTGATATCTGTGCGGTCATCGCTAAGTGAGATTTCCGAAGACGCCCCCTCGGGGACGGTGGTTGCACTGCTACAATTGCAGGACCGGGACTCGGGGGCGAATGGCGAGGTGCGCTGCTCGATCGACAAAGAAGTTCCGTTCCGGCTGGAGAAGTCTTTTGACGATTACTACCGCGTGGTGACAGCGAGAGAGCTGGACCGGGAGCAGGTGTCGGAGTACAACGTGACGGTGCGGGCGGCCGACGGCGGGCGGCCGGCGCTGCAGAGCAGCGCGGTGCTGGCGCTGCGGGTGCTGGACGTGAACGACAACGCGCCGGTGTTCGCGGAGGAGCGCTACAGCGCGCGGCTGGCGGAGAACAACGCGGCGGGCGCGCTGGTGCTGACGGTGCGCGCCACGGACGCGGACTGGGGGCAGAACGCGCGCGTGCGCTACCGGCTGGCGGAGGGGCGGGTGCGGGGCGCGCCGCTGTCGTCGTACGTGTCGGTGCAGGCGGAGACGGGCGCGCTGTACGCGCTGCGCTCCTTGGACTACGAGCAGCTGCgcgagctgcagctgtgggtgcGTGCGGAGGACGGCGGCGCGCCGGCGCTCGGCAGCAACGTGTCGGTgcggctggaggtgctggacgAGAACGACAACGCGCCGCAGGTGCTGTAcccgccggcggccgcggcgctggGCTCGGGCGCCGCGTGGTCGGGCGTGGAGCTGGCGCCGCGGCGCTCGGAGGCCGGCGCGCTGGTGGCCAAGGTGGTGGCGGTGGACGCGGACGCGGGGCAGAACGCGTGGCTGTCCTACGAGCTGGCCAAGGCCACGGAGCCGGGGCTGTTCCGCGTGGGGCTGCACAGCGGCGAGGTGCGCACGGCGCGCTCGCCGCTGGCCCGCGACGCGGCGCGCCACagcctggtggtgctggtgcgGGACCACGGGCGGCCGGCGCTGTCGGCCACGGCCACGCTGAGCGTGGTGCTGGCCGAGAGCGTGGCCGAGCTGCTGGCCGAGCTGGGCAGCGCGGCCGAcgaggcggcggcgccgggcgagCCGGCCGCCAGCCTGACGCGCTGGCTCGTGCTGGCCGTGGCCGCCGTGTCGTGCCTCTTCGtggccttcctgctgctgctgctggcgctgcgCCTGCGCCGCTGCCACCGCCGCCAGCTGCTGCCGCCGGACGGCGGCGCCTTGCGCGGCGTGCCCGTGTCGCACTTCGTGGGCATCGACGGCGTGCGCGCCTTCCTGCAGTCCTACTCGCACGACGTGTCGCTCACGGCCGACTCGCGCAAGAGCCAGCTGCGCCTCTCGGCCGCCGCCTGCTGCGACAccctcccggcccggccgccgcccgACGAGCCCGCGCCGCTGCTCGGGGACGAGGACCCTACCGGCGCCCTCCCCGCGGATCCCACCCCTCCCTCG CACGCGACAGGACATGTCAGAGAGAAACGGCTCGGAGTGGAGTTACGGAAGTTCTTCTGCGCGGGCGGTTGGCAgcggggagcggccccggggccggTGCAGCCGCTGAGCCGCGCCCAAAGCCGGGCCCCGCCGAGCGCGGCCATCGGGCGGCTGCAGCGGCGCGGCGGCGCCTCCGGGTGTCGCTGTTGGCCGCCGCCGAGCGGCGctggagccgccgccgccgccgccgcagcgtCCTGCCCCCGCAGGCTGCTCGCTCGCCCGGCGCCGGCCacagcggcagcggcagcggccgcAGCAGCGGCGGCGAGAGGCGGCGAGAGGCGGCGCGCCGAGCTCGGTGCCTTTCGGCGGTGTCGGCCGCGGGCGGCGAGAGCGGCTGGaagggcggcggggcggcggcaggAGGCAGGAGCGCGGCGAGCGCGGCGGGCGGAGAAtggcggggaggcggcggcagaggcgcgggccgggcggcg gcgagCGCTGCTGGCCGCGGTGCTGCTGTGCGTGTGCTGCCGGGCGGCGGCCGAGCGGGTCCGCTACGCCATCGccgaggagctgggcagaggctcGCTCGTGGGGCCGCTGGCGCGGGACCTGGGGCTCAGCGCCGACGAGCTGCCGGCGCGCAAGCTGCGGCTGAGCGACGAGAAGCAATACTTCACGGTGAATGAGGAGAACGGGAACCTGTACGTGAACGAGAGGCTGGACCGGGAGGAGATGTGCGGCGACTCGGCGACCTGCTCCGTCAGCTTCGAGGCGCTGGTGCACAGCCCGCTGAACGTTTTCCACGTTGATGTGGAGATCGAGGACGTGAATGACAACTCCCCGGTcttcagcaaagctgctctAGAGCTGGAGATTGGTGAATGGACTCTCCCCGGTGCTCGCTTTCTGCTGGAGATGGCCCGCGATATGGACATGGGCAGCAACTCTCTGCTGACTTATCAGCTCACCAGCAACCCATCCTTCACTTTGGCCATGAAGGAAAGCCCTGGTGGAAAAAAACAGCCGGAATTGGTGCTGGAGAGAGCGCTGGACCGGGAGAAGCAGAGTTCCTTTGAGCTGGTGCTGATAGCAGTGGACGGCGGGAACCCCGCGAGGTCTGGGACTGTTCTGGTTCTTATCAACGTGACAGACGCCAATGACAACCCGCCCGTGTTCAGCAAAAGCGTCTACGAGGCGCGAGTGGCAGAGAATCTGCCAGCGGGGTCGgtggtgctgtgtgtgcaggcGAAGGATGCGGACGCGGGCGCTAACGGGAGAGTCTTTTATTCCTTCGGCAACGTCCCGGAGAGCATCCGCTCGCTGTTCACTATTGACAGTGAGAGTGGTGAGGTGAGGACGGCGGGTCCCCTCGATTTTGAGGGACAGAGTAAATACAGCTTTCGGCTGGAGGCGAGGGACGGTGGAGGGCTCACTGATCTCTGTGAAGTGCAGATCAACATCACCGATGAGAATGACAACGCCCCGGAGATTACGATTTTGTCGCTTTCGAGTCCCGTATCTGAGGACGCTCCGGTGGGCACCGTGGTGGCCGTGCTGAAAGTGCGGGACAGGGACTCGGGCGAGAACGGTCAGGTGTCGTGCGAGCTGTCGGGCGAGGCGCCGCTGTCGCTGGTGGCGTCGTCGGGCGGCTCGTACAAGGTGGTGACGGCGAGCGCGCTGGACCGCGAGCAGGCGTGCGAGCACCGCGTGACGGTGGTGGCCCGGGACCGGGGCAGGCCGGCGCTgcggagcagcagggagctggtgctggaggtgtCGGACGTGAACGACAACGCGCCGGTGTTCGAGGAGGCGGCGTACAGCGCGTACGTGGCGGAGAACAACGCGGCGGGCGCGCTGGTGCTGCGCGTGCAGGCGCGGGACGCGGACGCGGGCGCCAACGGGCGCGTGAGCTACTGGCTggcgggcggcagcgcgggcgcggcgggcgcggcgccgcTCGTGTCGGTGGAGGCGCGGAGCGGCGCGCTGTACGCGCAGCGCTCCTTGGACTACGAGCGGTGCCGCGAGTTCGCGGTGGCCGTGCGGGCGCAGGACGGCGGCTCGCCGGCGCGCAGCTCCACGGCCACGGTGCGCGTCTTCGTGCTGGACCGCAACGACAACGCGCCCAGGGTGCTgtggccggcggcggcggcggcggcggcgggagaggcggcggcgggaggggcggcggcgccTTTCGAGGTGGTGCCGCGCTCGGCCGAGGCCGGCTACCTGGTGGCCAAGGTGGTGGCGGTGGACGCGGACGCGGGGCGCAACGCGTGGCTGTCGTACGAGCTGGTGGCGGCGTCGGAGCCGGCGCTGTTCCGCGTGGGGCTGCACAGCGGCGAGGTGCGCACGGCGCGCGCCGTGTCCGAGCGGGACGCGGCCAAGCAGCGTGTGGTGGCCGTGGTGAAGGACCACGGGCAGCCGGCGCTGTCGGCCACGGCCACGCTGCACGTGGTGCTGGCCGAGAGCTTGCAGGAGGCGCTGCCGGAGCTGAGCGAGCGGCCGGCGGGcgccgaggcggcggcggcggcggcggccgagctGCAGTTCTACCTGGTGCTGGCGCTGGCGCTGCTGTCGGCGCTCTTGGTGCTGAGCGTGGCGCTGGCCGTGCTGGCGCGGctgcgccgggccgggccgcccgccGTGCTGCGCTGCCTGGGCGCGCAGCGCTTCTCGCTGGCCGGCGCCGCCTTCCCGGCCGACTTCTGCGAGGGCACCTTGCCCTACTCCTACAACCTGTGCGTGGCGCCGccggcccgcgccccgcccgaGGCCGcttggccgccgccgccggtgCCCATCCTGTCGGCGGAGGAGCTTCTGGGCGGGGATTCCTGCCACAAGCCGAGCCTGAGCAGCAGCGCCCTGACGGGAGAGCCGCCGGCCGGCTCGGATGCACCGCAGGTCTGTAAAGTGAATTCTTTCGTTCTGCGCCTTTATATAACGGCGTGCTGGTGGCCGTGA
- the LOC119706637 gene encoding protocadherin gamma-B5-like, producing the protein MAGRRRQRRGPGGGRALLAAVLLCVCCRAAAERVRYAIAEELGRGSLVGPLARDLGLSADELPARKLQVASAGKKQLKYFTVNEENGNLYVNERLDREEMCGDSATCSVSFEALVHNPLNVFHVDVAIEDVNDNSPVFSKAALELEITELTLPGARFPLETARDADVGRNSLLTYQLTSSPSFSLALKESPDGGKQPELVLDRALDREKQSSFELVLTAVDGGEPARSGTVQVLINVTDANDNPPVFSKSVYEARVAENLPAGSLVLQVQAKDADAGTNGQVSYSFGNVPDAISALFTVERETGAVRTAGPLDFEEKSKYVFGLEARDGGGLVSHCKVQIDIIDENDNAPEITILSLSSPVPEDAPVGTVVAVLNVNDPDSGENGQVSCELLGEAPLSLVASSGGSYKVVTASALDREQACEHRVTVVARDRGRPALRSSRELVLEVSDVNDNAPVFEEAAYSAYVAENNAAGALVLRVQARDADAGANGRVSYWLAGGSAGAAGAAPLVSVEARSGALYAQRSLDYERCREFAVAVRAQDGGSPARSSTATVRVFVLDRNDNAPRVLWPAAAGEAAAGGAAAPFEVVPRSAEAGYLVAKVVAVDADAGRNAWLSYELVAASEPALFRVGLHSGEVRTARAVSERDAAKQRVVAVVKDHGQPALSATATLHVVLAESLQEALPELSERPAGAEAAAAAELQFYLVLALALLSALLVLSVALAVLARLRRAGPPAVLRCLGAQRFSLAGAAFPADFCEGTLPYSYNLCVAPPARAPPEAAWPPPPPVPILSAEELLGGDSCHKPSPSSNLLVGEPPADPDAPQVIAWRMKAESGWRNAEAGDRRWTKSDMSVATVACAEQGRAGSGGQRSVPAVPGGGCGRRC; encoded by the exons AtggcggggaggcggcggcagaggcgcgggccgggcggcgggcgagCGCTGCTGGCCGCGGTGCTGCTGTGCGTGTGCTGCCGGGCGGCGGCCGAGCGGGTCCGCTACGCCATCGccgaggagctgggcagaggctcGCTCGTGGGGCCGCTGGCGCGGGACCTGGGGCTCAGCGCCGACGAGCTGCCGGCGCGCAAGCTGCAGGTGGCGTCTGCCGgcaagaagcagctgaaatacTTCACGGTGAATGAGGAGAACGGGAACCTGTACGTGAACGAGAGGCTGGACCGGGAGGAGATGTGCGGCGACTCGGCGACCTGCTCCGTCAGCTTCGAGGCGCTGGTGCACAACCCGCTGAACGTCTTCCACGTCGACGTGGCTATTGAGGATGTGAATGACAATTCCCCGGTCTTCAGCAAGGCTGCTCTGGAActggaaatcacagaattgaCGCTTCCCGGTGCTCGTTTTCCACTGGAGACGGCACGAGACGCTGATGTGGGAAGGAATTCGCTGTTGACTTACCAACTAACCAGCAGCCCGTCCTTCTCACTGGCCTTAAAAGAGAGCCCTGACGGAGGCAAGCAACCAGAATTGGTGCTGGACAGAGCCTTGGACCGGGAGAAGCAGAGTTCCTTTGAGCTGGTGTTGACGGCAGTGGACGGTGGGGAACCTGCGAGATCCGGGACTGTCCAGGTTCTCATCAACGTCACAGACGCCAATGACAACCCACCCGTGTTCAGCAAAAGCGTCTACGAGGCGCGAGTGGCAGAGAATTTACCAGCGGGGTCACTGGTACTGCAGGTTCAGGCGAAGGATGCAGACGCTGGCACAAACGGGCAGGTGTCCTATTCCTTCGGCAATGTCCCTGACGCTATCAGTGCGCTGTTCACTGTCGAACGGGAAACTGGGGCGGTGAGGACGGCGGGTCCCCTCGATTTCGAGGAGAAGAGCAAATACGTCTTTGGCCTGGAGGCGAGGGATGGCGGGGGTTTGGTATCACACTGCAAGGTGCAGATCGACATCATAGACGAGAACGACAACGCGCCCGAGATCACGATTCTTTCACTCTCGAGTCCCGTGCCCGAGGACGCTCCGGTGGGCACCGTGGTGGCCGTGCTGAACGTGAACGATCCTGATTCGGGCGAGAACGGTCAGGTGTCGTGCGAGCTGTTGGGCGAGGCGCCGCTGTCGCTGGTGGCGTCGTCGGGCGGCTCGTACAAGGTGGTGACGGCGAGCGCGCTGGACCGCGAGCAGGCGTGCGAGCACCGCGTGACGGTGGTGGCCCGGGACCGGGGCAGGCCGGCGCTgcggagcagcagggagctggtgctggaggtgtCGGACGTGAACGACAACGCGCCGGTGTTCGAGGAGGCGGCGTACAGCGCGTACGTGGCGGAGAACAACGCGGCGGGCGCGCTGGTGCTGCGCGTGCAGGCGCGGGACGCGGACGCGGGCGCCAACGGGCGCGTGAGCTACTGGCTggcgggcggcagcgcgggcgcggcgggcgcggcgccgcTCGTGTCGGTGGAGGCGCGGAGCGGCGCGCTGTACGCGCAGCGCTCCTTGGACTACGAGCGGTGCCGCGAGTTCGCGGTGGCCGTGCGGGCGCAGGACGGCGGCTCGCCGGCGCGCAGCTCCACGGCCACGGTGCGCGTCTTCGTGCTGGACCGCAACGACAACGCGCCCAGGGTGCTgtggccggcggcggcgggagaggcggcggcgggaggggcggcggcgccTTTCGAGGTGGTGCCGCGCTCGGCCGAGGCCGGCTACCTGGTGGCCAAGGTGGTGGCGGTGGACGCGGACGCGGGGCGCAACGCGTGGCTGTCGTACGAGCTGGTGGCGGCGTCGGAGCCGGCGCTGTTCCGCGTGGGGCTGCACAGCGGCGAGGTGCGCACGGCGCGCGCCGTGTCCGAGCGGGACGCGGCCAAGCAGCGTGTGGTGGCCGTGGTGAAGGACCACGGGCAGCCGGCGCTGTCGGCCACGGCCACGCTGCACGTGGTGCTGGCCGAGAGCTTGCAGGAGGCGCTGCCGGAGCTGAGCGAGCGGCCGGCGGGcgccgaggcggcggcggcggccgagctGCAGTTCTACCTGGTGCTGGCGCTGGCGCTGCTGTCGGCGCTCTTGGTGCTGAGCGTGGCGCTGGCCGTGCTGGCGCGGctgcgccgggccgggccgcccgccGTGCTGCGCTGCCTGGGCGCGCAGCGCTTCTCGCTGGCCGGCGCCGCCTTCCCGGCCGACTTCTGCGAGGGCACCTTGCCCTACTCCTACAACCTGTGCGTGGCGCCGccggcccgcgccccgcccgaGGCCGcttggccgccgccgccgccggtgCCCATCCTGTCGGCGGAGGAGCTTCTGGGCGGGGATTCCTGCCACAAGCCGAGCCCGAGCAGTAACCTTCTTGTGGGAGAGCCGCCGGCCGACCCGGATGCACCGCAG GTGATAGCCTGGAGGATGAAAGCAGAGAGCGGCTGGAGAAATGCGGAGGCAGGAGATCGGCGCTGGACGAAAAGCGACATGTCCGTGGCGACTGTCGCCTGTGCGGAGCAAGGCAgggcgggcagcggcgggcAGCGCTCGGTGCCTGCAGTGCCGGGAGGAGGCTGCGGGCGCCGCTGTTGA